One stretch of Streptomyces sp. NBC_01363 DNA includes these proteins:
- a CDS encoding HAMP domain-containing sensor histidine kinase: MKRPSLVKRLSFGLRGRLIAGYLLVAAISVVATAGFTYYQAHISILRTGQDTLLNSLRDTTTTFADDLPYPPTRAQLTSFAGKLASGSGFRIITVTYGTQSVTSAQGGPAIPETLRRDVTANRELTFQRVTQDGTPWLTAGTPITFADSRQPSGIEVYGATPLRSLSDAKAAVWVASQYGAIPALVLAVPPALLAARGVLRPVRRLQHGARRMADGDLTSRIKATGNDELADLTKAFNESTAALETTVGELRRMEASARRFAADVSHELRTPVATMVAVSDVLDDSADTLQPDISRAARLVTTEADRLARLVDDLMEISRFDAGANTLIAYDIDVAEAVRACLRARGWQDKVSTDLPEPPVTARLDPRRLDVVIANLIGNALRHGAPPVTVRVTASEGDEGCVRINVTDHGGGLSPETAAHLFDRFYKADQARSRSEGSGLGLAIAWENTRLHGGTLTAANGPHGGAVFTAEFPRTPTAGDGT, from the coding sequence GTGAAGCGCCCCTCTCTGGTCAAGCGCCTGTCGTTCGGGCTGCGGGGCCGCCTGATCGCCGGATACCTGCTGGTCGCGGCCATCAGCGTGGTGGCGACGGCGGGATTCACCTACTACCAGGCGCACATCTCGATCCTCCGGACCGGACAGGACACCCTCCTCAACAGCCTGCGGGACACGACCACCACGTTCGCCGACGACCTGCCCTACCCGCCCACCCGCGCCCAGCTCACCTCCTTCGCCGGAAAACTGGCCTCCGGCAGCGGCTTCCGGATCATCACCGTCACCTACGGCACCCAATCCGTGACCTCGGCCCAGGGCGGCCCTGCAATCCCCGAAACCCTCCGCCGTGATGTCACCGCCAACCGGGAACTGACCTTCCAGCGCGTCACCCAGGACGGCACCCCCTGGCTCACAGCCGGCACCCCGATCACCTTCGCCGACAGCAGACAACCGTCCGGCATCGAGGTCTACGGAGCCACCCCGCTGCGCTCCCTCAGCGACGCGAAGGCCGCCGTGTGGGTCGCCTCCCAGTACGGCGCGATCCCCGCGCTCGTCCTCGCCGTGCCGCCCGCACTGCTCGCAGCCCGCGGCGTACTGCGCCCCGTGCGCCGGCTCCAGCACGGCGCCCGACGCATGGCCGACGGCGATCTCACCAGCCGTATCAAGGCCACCGGAAACGACGAACTGGCCGACCTTACCAAGGCGTTCAACGAATCAACCGCCGCACTGGAGACCACGGTCGGTGAACTCCGCAGAATGGAAGCCTCCGCCCGCCGCTTCGCCGCCGACGTCTCCCACGAACTGCGTACGCCCGTCGCCACGATGGTCGCCGTCAGCGACGTCCTCGACGACAGCGCCGACACCCTCCAGCCGGATATAAGCCGGGCGGCCCGCCTGGTCACCACCGAAGCCGACCGCCTCGCACGGCTCGTCGACGACCTGATGGAAATCTCCCGCTTCGACGCCGGCGCCAATACCCTGATCGCCTACGACATCGACGTGGCCGAGGCCGTACGTGCCTGCCTACGCGCCCGCGGCTGGCAGGACAAAGTCTCCACCGACCTCCCCGAACCCCCCGTCACCGCGCGCCTGGACCCCCGCCGCCTCGACGTCGTCATAGCCAACCTCATCGGCAACGCCCTGCGCCACGGAGCGCCGCCCGTGACCGTCCGGGTGACCGCATCCGAGGGCGACGAGGGTTGCGTACGGATCAACGTCACCGACCACGGCGGCGGGCTGTCTCCCGAGACCGCCGCGCATCTCTTCGACCGCTTCTACAAAGCTGACCAGGCCCGGTCACGTTCCGAGGGCAGCGGCCTCGGCCTCGCCATCGCCTGGGAGAACACCCGCCTGCACGGCGGCACCCTGACCGCAGCCAACGGCCCGCACGGCGGAGCAGTCTTCACCGCAGAATTCCCACGCACCCCCACGGCAGGAGACGGTACGTGA
- a CDS encoding response regulator transcription factor yields MPQILLIEDDQSLRDGLQLALEHQGHRVHAAESGHAGLTALRTTRTDLVVLDLMLPDTDGFEVCRRIRASWPVPVIMLTARGDDSDIVRGLDAGADDYVVKPVRGRVLDARIRAVLRGQDPSPATTATEIYEELTVDRSGLSITKNGRRVALTPLELRLLLHLSADPGHVFARQELLETVWGHDPSADVRLVDSGIARLRTKIEDDPASARYIQTARGFGYRFGPL; encoded by the coding sequence ATGCCCCAGATTCTGCTCATCGAGGACGACCAGTCCCTGCGCGACGGCCTTCAGCTGGCCCTGGAGCACCAGGGCCACCGGGTCCACGCCGCTGAGTCCGGCCACGCGGGTCTCACGGCGCTGCGGACAACGCGCACCGACCTGGTCGTCCTCGACCTGATGCTGCCGGACACCGACGGTTTCGAAGTCTGCCGCCGCATCCGCGCCTCCTGGCCAGTGCCCGTCATCATGCTCACGGCCCGTGGTGACGACTCCGACATCGTGCGCGGCCTCGACGCGGGCGCGGACGACTACGTCGTCAAGCCCGTACGCGGCCGGGTCCTCGATGCCCGTATCCGCGCAGTCCTGCGCGGGCAGGACCCCTCACCCGCGACCACAGCCACCGAGATCTACGAGGAGCTCACCGTGGACCGCTCCGGTCTCAGCATTACCAAGAACGGACGCCGCGTCGCCCTCACCCCGCTGGAACTACGCCTGCTGCTGCACCTGTCGGCGGACCCCGGTCATGTGTTCGCCCGGCAGGAACTGCTCGAAACGGTATGGGGCCACGACCCGTCGGCCGACGTACGCCTGGTGGACTCCGGTATCGCCCGGCTTCGTACGAAGATCGAGGATGATCCGGCATCCGCCCGCTACATACAGACGGCGCGCGGCTTCGGCTACCGCTTCGGACCGCTGTGA